The Henckelia pumila isolate YLH828 chromosome 2, ASM3356847v2, whole genome shotgun sequence genome includes a window with the following:
- the LOC140882558 gene encoding uncharacterized protein, protein MVWARKGMVIEYAKNLSRFAASNGKKQVIILFSLDFGRWKSIDMSSLQDPSRTNITTKINLMKLEVNEVNSSTSV, encoded by the exons ATGGTTTGGGCCAGAAAG GGTATGGTGATTGAGTACGCGAAGAACCTGTCAAGATTTGCTGCTTCTAATGGAAAGAAGCAAGTTATCATACTCTTCAGCTTGGACTTTGGGAGATGGAAAAGCATTGACATGTCAAG ttTGCAGGATCCATCAAGAACTAATATTACAaccaagatcaatttgatgaaGTTAGAAGTGAATGAAGTGAATTCGTCTACTTCTGTGTAG